A window of Methylomonas sp. 11b genomic DNA:
AGTCACCAATGTCGCGCCGACATAAGGAATCATCACGGACAATCCCATCAGTACCGCAAGCAACATCGCGTAATTCAAGCCCAACAACCAGAAGACTATGTAACTGATCGCCCACAGGATAAACACTTCAAGAAATTTGCCTCTAACGTAATTGGCGATTTGCCTATCCACCTCATGCCAGACCCGCAAGCTGAGACTGGTATCCTTCGGCAGAAACTGCACAAACCAACCTAATAAAACCTGTTTATCCTTCAGAAAGAAAAACACCATCAACGGCACCAAAAACAAATAAATAATCACCGCCACCAATCCTACAAACGATTGAGCAGAGCCGGAGATTAAATCCTGACCATACTTGAGCAAGTCTTGCTGAATGGAAAACATGATTTCCCGAATTCGAACTTCCGAAATGAGTTCGGGATGACGCTCAGGGAAACGCATAATTTCGGCTTGGGTGCTGGAGACAATTTCCGGAATGTGTTGCACCAGTTGCACTGTTTGCTCGGACACTATCGGCACTAGTACGAACAACACAAAGCCCAGCGCAGCCATAAACGCAAAGAACACCAGATGCACGGAAACTAAACGCCCCAATTGGCGCTGTTCGGCTTTAACCACCAGCCCTTCCAATAGATACGCCAACACAATCGCCACGAAGACCGGCATCAGCAAATCCAACAAGCCGTATATCAATAAAAAGCCGCCCAGCAAAACTATGGCTAGGGAGACAACTTGGGAATTGGGTAGAAATCGCTGGAAAAAATTTCTAATGAAATCGGAACTGGAAAAGTCAGTCTGTTGGTTCATGGAGTGTTGGCGGCTACGCAACCCGTTGCCGGTTTGATCGCGCCATTAGATTATATAAAAAAGCGGGATTGCTCAGGACAGTGTAAATAATTTATCAAAATTAGCGATTTCCAAAATTTTTTTTACTTCGGTACGCGAATTTTTAATCCGTATGGCCGACTTATCGCCAGCCATCTTATCTCGTAGAACTAACAGCATCCCAAGGGCAGAACTATCTAAGTATTCAGTGCCGTTCAAATCCACCTCTATCAGTTTTACGCCATTTTCAACCAGCTTGGTTGCTTCGCGAAACTCATTGTGCACACCGAAATCGAACCGGCCGCTTATTTTTATCGACAGCACTCCCCCATCAACGCGTGCCTCAATACCCATATTCTCTAGCCTCACAAATTATCATGTCATTACCATACATTCACGTTAAAACAGGTCCACATCGCCTTCGTCCATGGAAGATTGCGAAACAATATGCGATTTTCTGACTTGCCACTGCTGCTTCATGATTTTCAAACGGTCAGAACCTTGCTGTAATTGATCGCGCCAATTTGCATCGCTACCCGTTTTAAATACACCCAACCCTATGCTTACCTCGTCGGATAGCGAGCCGAAATGCTGTAAATTGAACTGTAAATATTCGATCAATTGCCGAGCCATATCCTCAAATTGCAGCCCTCGCACGGCATTACCGACACTGAACTCAATTTTATTTGTCAATTGGGAAATTTCGCCGACATTGCTGGAGATATTGGCATTAATGACGGCGATATCATCCATCATCTTGTCGATACTGGCCTTGGAACTAATCGCCACGTTCATGTCTTTGGAGGCCATTATTTCAATCATGGTTTGCGCTTCGTGGATATTATCCTTGGAAGCCTTTACCACGCGCTTAATTTCTTCACTGAACTTATCGGAATTTTTCGATAGATTCCGCACTTCTCCCGCAACCACCGCGAAACCTCGACCGGCTTCTCCTGCCCTAGCTGCTTCGATGGCGGCATTCAGCGCCAACAAATTGGTTTGATCGGCAATTTTTTGCACATCGCCCAACAGTTTCTCGACATGAGCCATATGGCCGCCAACGTCATTGATAACCGCAACCATCTCCATGCTCTGCTTACTGATTTGCAGAATATGGTCGATAAAAAACTGCAAGACATTATCGGTTTCCTGGGCAAAACTCGTGAAATTGAGACTACTACGCCCTTTGTCGGTACTTCCTTCCAGATCACTTACCAACGAATATACTATCGATGACTGCCCGGACGTCAAACTAGCCAAGCTATTGAAGCTGTTGGACATCGTGCTCACCGCATCGGCGAGCATGGATTTGAGCTGTTCCAATTCCGCGCGGAAATAGGATGCTTCTTGGTCAATACAATCTTTTAGATGTAATAAATAGTCATCAATCGCACGCACCAATTCGGCTTCGCTTAGCTCCTTGCTATTTGTCGAGGCTGACTCTTGCGCACGTTGAGCACGAAATGCATTGACCATCCACAATATCGTTGCAATTGGGGCCGCTAGCCAATAAACCAGCGCATTGGACGAAAACAAAGGCAATAACAAAACTACCAGCGTGAATAAAACCAGGAGCGCGTTATCTTTTAGGAACTGCAACATATCTTCAATCCACCAGGGCCAGGATTTTTTCCGCTATTTTCCCCAAGGATAACACATGATGCGCGGCCCCCAGTTTGTAGGCTTCGCCAGGCATACCCCAAACTATACTGGATGCTTCATCCTGCACTATATTGATGGCTCCGGCCTCACGCATTTCAAGCATGGCTCTGGCACCATCCGCCCCCATGCCCGTCAACATAACCCCGACCGCATTGCTACCAACATTTTCGGCAACTGATCGAAACAGAACATCCACGGAAGGCTTATGTCTGTTGACAGGCGGACCATCATCAAGGCGACACGCGTAACGAGCGCCATCTCTCACAACCATGAGATGTTGATCACCT
This region includes:
- a CDS encoding methyl-accepting chemotaxis protein, with amino-acid sequence MLQFLKDNALLVLFTLVVLLLPLFSSNALVYWLAAPIATILWMVNAFRAQRAQESASTNSKELSEAELVRAIDDYLLHLKDCIDQEASYFRAELEQLKSMLADAVSTMSNSFNSLASLTSGQSSIVYSLVSDLEGSTDKGRSSLNFTSFAQETDNVLQFFIDHILQISKQSMEMVAVINDVGGHMAHVEKLLGDVQKIADQTNLLALNAAIEAARAGEAGRGFAVVAGEVRNLSKNSDKFSEEIKRVVKASKDNIHEAQTMIEIMASKDMNVAISSKASIDKMMDDIAVINANISSNVGEISQLTNKIEFSVGNAVRGLQFEDMARQLIEYLQFNLQHFGSLSDEVSIGLGVFKTGSDANWRDQLQQGSDRLKIMKQQWQVRKSHIVSQSSMDEGDVDLF
- a CDS encoding AI-2E family transporter; translation: MNQQTDFSSSDFIRNFFQRFLPNSQVVSLAIVLLGGFLLIYGLLDLLMPVFVAIVLAYLLEGLVVKAEQRQLGRLVSVHLVFFAFMAALGFVLFVLVPIVSEQTVQLVQHIPEIVSSTQAEIMRFPERHPELISEVRIREIMFSIQQDLLKYGQDLISGSAQSFVGLVAVIIYLFLVPLMVFFFLKDKQVLLGWFVQFLPKDTSLSLRVWHEVDRQIANYVRGKFLEVFILWAISYIVFWLLGLNYAMLLAVLMGLSVMIPYVGATLVTFPVLAVAYVQWGVGGNDHFMYVFIAYSVIQALDGVILVPLLFSEAVNLHPIAIIVAILFFGGLWGFWGVFFAIPLATLVKAVLMAWPKAEISQALV
- a CDS encoding STAS domain-containing protein, giving the protein MGIEARVDGGVLSIKISGRFDFGVHNEFREATKLVENGVKLIEVDLNGTEYLDSSALGMLLVLRDKMAGDKSAIRIKNSRTEVKKILEIANFDKLFTLS